The Brachyhypopomus gauderio isolate BG-103 chromosome 7, BGAUD_0.2, whole genome shotgun sequence genome has a window encoding:
- the tap1 gene encoding antigen peptide transporter 1, translated as MKAAMAPYVFGCLLLCLDVCVVLTVGVTQLSPLLVPHAFICLWAGGVLRCCLLLLVSHYYPGSPSWIRSFEGFQTVAVLSLLYPAYTTLLYVCGQSTVELLWGWNTWQGLLQGYGVMALSLLLWKRYVPSVLTKTPASGKARGSLQRLLGYMKPYRCRFTAVIILVFLSSLGEMAIPHYTGKMTDWITKEDEPEAFSNAIKIMSLMTVMSAVFELLCDLMYNITMSLIHTSIQKQVFDCVLKQDIAFFDSTSTGEIVSRITTDTNTMSESLSEKLSLLMWYSMRLLFLYGSMLLISVRLSIFTVLGIPIVWIIPEFSGTFYQTHSAKVQDALAEANKVATETFSSIKTVKSFANEDGETERYRTRLETIYALNKVEALGYAASTWTNSMSSLALKVSILYYGGQLVAGSDVSSGDLVAFVLYELQFSSALEALMSYYPHVKKAVGASEKIFEYVDRKPDIPPEGTLAPEALEGHVRFNNVTFAYPSRPGENILKGVSLELEAGKITALVGPADGGKSTIVRLLDRFYHPQGGQILLDGKPLQNYKEQYLHEKISVVSQEPMLFARSIRENIKYGKVDASDEEMEEAAKLAYAQHFIRDFPNGYDTDAGDKGGKVSGGQRQRIAIARALIRKPQILVLDDATSDLDTESEHMVYKELQRESSRCTVLLITHRASGALVANNVLFLRAGEVVERGTHDELVQKGGAYAEFVRQQNMTFHRNTEAGATDVDQPSP; from the exons TGTGCGTGGTTCTGACGGTGGGGGTGACCCAGCTCTCCCCGCTACTCGTCCCACACGCATTCATCTGTCTGTGGGCTGGTGGAGTGCTGAGATGCTGCCTCCTTCTGCTCGTGTCCCATTATTACCCTGGAAGTCCATCCTGGATAAGGAGCTTCGAGGGCTTCCAGACCGTGGCTGTTCTTAGTTTATTATACCCAGCCTACACTACCCTGCTCTATGTCTGTGGCCAGTCCACGGTGGAGCTTCTCTGGGGTTGGAACACCTGGCAAGGG CTGCTGCAGGGCTATGGTGTTATGGCTCTGTCTCTACTGCTGTGGAAACGCTATGTGCCCTCCGTCCTGACGAAGACCCCAGCCTCGGGGAAGGCGCGTGGCTCTCTCCAGAGACTGCTCGGCTACATGAAGCCGTATCGCTGCCGTTTCACCGCGGTCATCATCTTAGTGTTCCTCTCTTCTCTCG GGGAGATGGCCATTCCTCATTACACCGGCAAAATGACCGACTGGATCACGAAAGAGGACGAGCCAGAGGCTTTCAGTAACGCCATCAAGATCATGTCACTCATGACTGTAATGAG CGCTGTGTTCGAGCTTCTGTGCGACCTCATGTACAACATCACCATGAGCCTCATTCACACCTCCATCCAGAAGCAGGTCTTCGACTGTGTGCTCAAACAGGACATCGCTTTCTTCGACAGTACTTCCACAG GGGAGATTGTGTCCCGGATCACCACGGACACCAACACCATGAGCGAGTCTCTGAGTGAGAAGCTGAGTCTTCTCATGTGGTACTCCATGAGATTGCTCTTCCTCTACGGCTCCATGCTGCTGATCTCCGTCCGCCTCTCCATCTTCACAGTCCTCGGCATTCCCATAGTCTGGATCATCCCGGAGTTTTCTGGAACGTTCTATCAG ACACATTCTGCAAAAGTGCAGGATGCTCTCGCAGAGGCGAACAAGGTTGCCACGGAGACATTCTCCTCCATAAAGACAGTGAAGAGCTTCGCTAACGAGGACGGCGAGACAGAGCGCTACCGGACTCGTCTGGAGACCATCTACGCGCTTAACAAAGTGGAAGCCTTGGGTTACGCTGCCTCCACCTGGACAAACAGT ATGTCCAGTCTAGCCCTGAAAGTCAGCATCCTGTACTATGGGGGGCAGCTAGTggcaggaagtgatgtcagCAGTGGCGATCTGGTGGCTTTTGTGCTGTATGAGCTTCAGTTCAGTTCTGCCTTGGAG GCTCTGATGTCCTATTATCCTCATGTGAAGAAGGCTGTCGGTGCTTCAGAGAAGATCTTTGAATATGTGGACCGGAAACCTGACATTCCTCCGGAAGGAACATTAGCTCCTGAGGCACTTGAGGGTCACGTGCGCTTCAACAATGTGACCTTTGCCTATCCCAGCAGGCCCGGCGAGAACATTCTCAAG GGTGTCTCTCTGGAGCTTGAGGCGGGGAAGATCACGGCATTAGTGGGCCCAGCCGACGGGGGCAAGAGCACCATCGTTAGGCTGCTAGACAGGTTCTACCACCCTCAGGGTGGCCAGATCCTGCTGGACGGGAAGCCACTGCAGAACTATAAGGAACAGTATCTGCATGAGAAG atcagCGTGGTCTCCCAGGAGCCCATGCTCTTCGCCCGCTCCATCAGGGAGAACATCAAATACGGGAAGGTGGATGCGTCAGATGAAGAGATGGAGGAGGCTGCCAAACTTGCTTATGCACAGCACTTCATCAGAGACTTCCCGAACGGCTACGACACTG atGCTGGTGATAAGGGTGGTAAGGTCTCTGGAGGTCAGAGACAGCGTATAGCCATAGCAAGAGCTCTGATCCGGAAGCCACAGATCCTTGTGCTGGATGATGCTACAAGTGACCTGGACACAGAGAGCGAACACATG GTGTACAAGGAACTGCAGCGAGAGTCGTCCCGCTGCACCGTCCTGCTCATCACGCACCGGGCGAGCGGTGCCCTGGTGGCCAATAATGTCCTGTTCCTGCGTGCgggggaggtggtggagcgGGGCACCCATGATGAGCTGGTGCAAAAGGGCGGTGCCTACGCTGAATTTGTGCGTCAGCAGAACATGACCTTCCACCGCAACACAGAGGCTGGAGCCACAGATGTAGATCAGCCTTCACCGTAG